One Pseudomonadota bacterium genomic window carries:
- the ubiA gene encoding putative 4-hydroxybenzoate polyprenyltransferase: MLRKIGIMLEMIKFEHTVFALPFAFMGAFLAGRGAPSPEVFLWVLAAMVGARTSAMGFNRIADRHFDRKNPRTADRAIPAGAVKLWEAWLMVVIAAAIFFFACYNLNRLTLILSPFALGLTFFYSLTKRFTWLCHVVLGIALAFSPLGGWVAVTGSLAGFPYVLSAGVLLWVAGFDTVYACLDADFDREAGLFSLPARFGREGAFRLAVFFHLLAFVLFVLTGVQQKLGMYFYAGIIVTAIALFYQHLIVNPKDLSRIKMSFFTLNGLISLTIFVATWLDISLN, from the coding sequence ATGTTACGGAAAATAGGCATCATGCTTGAAATGATAAAATTCGAGCATACGGTTTTTGCTCTGCCGTTCGCCTTCATGGGGGCATTCCTGGCGGGCAGGGGCGCGCCTTCTCCGGAGGTTTTCCTCTGGGTACTTGCGGCCATGGTTGGTGCCAGGACCAGCGCCATGGGCTTCAACCGGATCGCCGACCGTCATTTCGACCGGAAGAATCCAAGAACCGCCGACCGGGCCATCCCCGCCGGAGCCGTCAAATTATGGGAGGCGTGGCTGATGGTCGTCATTGCTGCGGCCATCTTCTTTTTCGCCTGCTATAACCTCAACCGTCTGACCCTGATTCTTTCTCCGTTTGCCCTGGGTCTCACCTTCTTTTATTCGTTGACCAAGAGGTTTACCTGGCTCTGCCATGTCGTTCTCGGTATCGCTCTTGCCTTTTCTCCTCTGGGCGGTTGGGTCGCCGTGACCGGCAGTCTTGCCGGTTTTCCCTATGTGCTTTCGGCAGGGGTCCTGCTCTGGGTTGCCGGGTTTGATACGGTCTATGCCTGTCTCGATGCGGATTTCGACCGGGAGGCAGGGCTTTTTTCCTTGCCCGCCCGATTCGGCAGGGAAGGGGCTTTTCGGCTCGCGGTTTTCTTTCATCTGCTGGCTTTTGTGCTGTTTGTTCTGACCGGCGTGCAGCAGAAACTGGGAATGTATTTCTATGCAGGGATCATTGTGACCGCCATCGCCCTTTTCTATCAGCACCTGATCGTGAATCCGAAGGACCTGTCCAGAATAAAAATGTCTTTCTTTACCCTGAACGGCCTGATCAGTCTGACAATCTTCGTCGCGACCTGGCTTGATATTTCATTAAACTGA
- a CDS encoding UbiX family flavin prenyltransferase, whose product MKKRIILAITGASGSLYAVEFLKLMREVDVEVHAVISEAGLKVMEIEEGKNLKELSGMAGSWSDSKDFAAEMASGSARFAGMVVLPCSMGTLASIANGISANLIHRAADVTLKERRPLLLAVRETPFNRSHLTNMLKAHDGGATICPLVHSHYHGVDSFAEMARIFCGRLADHLDIEIPGQPRWQGGK is encoded by the coding sequence ATGAAGAAGAGAATCATTCTCGCCATTACCGGCGCCAGTGGATCATTGTATGCGGTCGAGTTTCTGAAGCTGATGCGCGAGGTTGACGTGGAAGTTCACGCGGTGATCTCCGAGGCGGGGCTTAAGGTGATGGAGATCGAGGAGGGAAAGAATCTCAAGGAACTTTCCGGGATGGCGGGTTCCTGGAGTGACAGCAAAGATTTCGCCGCCGAGATGGCGAGCGGGTCCGCCCGGTTTGCCGGGATGGTGGTGCTGCCCTGCAGCATGGGGACCCTGGCCTCGATAGCGAACGGGATCTCCGCAAACCTCATTCACCGGGCCGCCGATGTTACCCTGAAAGAGCGCAGACCGCTATTGCTTGCGGTCCGGGAAACGCCCTTCAACCGGAGCCATCTCACAAATATGCTGAAGGCCCATGATGGCGGGGCAACGATCTGCCCGCTGGTCCACTCCCATTATCACGGGGTGGATTCCTTCGCGGAAATGGCCAGGATTTTCTGCGGCAGACTTGCGGACCACCTTGATATCGAAATCCCCGGTCAGCCTCGCTGGCAGGGTGGAAAATAG